From Denitrovibrio acetiphilus DSM 12809, the proteins below share one genomic window:
- the trbC gene encoding type-F conjugative transfer system pilin assembly protein TrbC, with translation MKVILLALFTLCSSFVSAETLKETIDDIKKSAKPDISLPDNQEMREKAKAFIDTGYDALMNKVSEYKKQIAESNGYEIDKDETCHSELPDKSLYIFISSSMPEKTLQNYSATARDLEGSLLVINGVIGSIEQIMPTVDFVARISCGKGLADLTEDTTCDMAKVDINPYLFRAFNIKSVPAFVHSSLPYSEVMQKVTLGEPISEDSYTKIYGDVSVQYALEKFSDSGITVAKTMLQKLKQGFYDK, from the coding sequence ATGAAAGTAATATTATTGGCACTGTTTACCCTCTGTTCTAGCTTCGTCAGCGCAGAGACACTTAAAGAAACGATAGACGACATTAAGAAGTCTGCTAAACCTGATATCTCTCTGCCTGATAATCAGGAGATGCGGGAAAAGGCAAAAGCCTTTATTGATACCGGATATGATGCCCTCATGAACAAAGTATCCGAGTACAAAAAACAGATAGCAGAGAGCAACGGGTATGAGATCGACAAGGACGAAACCTGTCACTCTGAGCTTCCAGACAAGAGCCTCTATATTTTCATCAGCTCATCTATGCCGGAAAAAACATTACAGAATTATTCAGCAACAGCAAGAGACCTTGAGGGCTCGCTTCTGGTTATAAACGGCGTTATCGGCAGTATCGAACAGATAATGCCTACTGTTGATTTTGTGGCACGCATCTCCTGCGGAAAGGGTCTTGCTGATTTAACAGAAGACACAACATGCGATATGGCAAAGGTAGACATCAACCCATACCTCTTCCGAGCTTTCAATATAAAGTCTGTTCCGGCCTTTGTGCACTCATCACTCCCCTACTCCGAAGTCATGCAAAAGGTGACGCTTGGCGAGCCGATATCCGAAGACAGTTATACTAAAATCTATGGTGATGTATCTGTCCAATATGCTCTGGAGAAATTCAGTGACAGCGGAATCACCGTTGCAAAAACTATGCTCCAAAAACTGAAACAGGGCTTTTATGATAAGTAG
- a CDS encoding S26 family signal peptidase: protein MKRLLLLLMIVVVTITACMHIGRNTTESVGFTWYLYSRTHDVSKDDYVIFRAVKDPLGILPENAKLVKKAACLSGMELVATNMAFICDGEYIAIRKDPERMKFTFTGKIPKGKLFVLGSHERSYDSRIWGLLDESNIIGTVYPLF, encoded by the coding sequence ATGAAAAGGCTACTGCTTTTATTAATGATTGTGGTCGTGACCATTACAGCCTGCATGCACATAGGGAGAAATACAACAGAGTCTGTCGGTTTCACTTGGTACTTATATTCGAGGACTCATGATGTGAGTAAAGATGATTATGTAATCTTCCGTGCTGTTAAAGACCCACTTGGCATCCTGCCGGAAAACGCAAAACTGGTTAAAAAGGCCGCCTGTCTATCAGGAATGGAACTCGTTGCCACTAATATGGCGTTTATATGCGACGGCGAATACATCGCCATCAGAAAAGACCCTGAAAGGATGAAATTCACATTCACCGGGAAAATACCTAAAGGAAAACTATTTGTACTCGGCTCTCATGAGCGCTCTTATGACAGCCGCATATGGGGATTGTTAGATGAAAGTAATATTATTGGCACTGTTTACCCTCTGTTCTAG
- the traN gene encoding conjugal transfer protein TraN produces the protein MKNLICLIFIIISGVANAAYYCGTNDLQFESLTACSSNCDDTCTELSYSAGTGTCPADYSSFVYDRQTGLTYGVSVNQNIWSANQQFIADNQHKAEIANVLAGLSGKSVWLGLYDRNMSTSYGTVNKSNYVWIDGSMLTYDNFADGQPDNRIDGSDIGTVTIYGEHWAYVDTDGKWYDDGQHTSYGEDYQPRHNSIGQFSGMLGCVAGLPVNEQTNPNEIINTYCSENTNNCMLCIAGNNVSQCLAAGSGGYICPNDMVLCDSVYNDPLCPDGGILNDLTDMCQKEPIVTCENGFTYDFASDRCYDPPDCPNGGVLNPQTDRCEVVITDGSCPVGYTYDSLNNSCVKTPECTAGTYVQANDRCEFSVTYTCPTGYVYNSSTGKCEDAPDCPTGFTYSTTSNKCLKTATKSCPTGYTLSNGQCIASPTCPSGTTFNTSTNRCEASSSYICSINSSSYSSLSSCENACSGGETEPTLETTSTNQIQFAGSEYVRLNFSSIYISNFFSNWLPLSGVHSEILDQTYQSFFGGSGRIKAALYTDNYKIKIDYEIRTYDQYGAEIGGYYQNSGWIDLLKPRIVGMFACNNDTMYKTYSSSNSWGYYKCDKYDGNYYYNGTQFFGYCGEGTALNPYAISCGAVRHASQKDGWIARSDVYPNPNAALSCPDGYILSGTTCIQNGSCSTGSCPSGTISSGSLCIANPTCPNGGTFNSTTDKCVIPLDNSCPAGSTYDAALGKCVADPSCSSSGILNTATDKCTLTVSKSCPSGYTQDGNICYSAPVCSSGIYNSTLNECTLSASTLCPSGYTFNPAEDRCEQNIACPSGTVYSTQLNSCVYEPEHDCGNSYSYSPINRKCEAVPICTDSIYNPEMNKCHSGSCPYSGNECINLSTITGSPDYKCSPHQCLDPSDPSYLDTSEDTQEGANDKLNDGDKDDSGQCLDQIYIFNGGDRRCRKPGTQTGFSDCCKKDETWFGLGECSPGEQALSTLRDWGELDGQCHYVGEYCAEKWGICPACVCVQKKKTYCCFGSPLGRIVAEQGRSQLGFNFGTAKSPNCRGFNPEEFQKLDFSKIDFSEWLDTYVKPEMMPNVEGTIINTFENIQIPEIK, from the coding sequence ATGAAAAATCTGATCTGCTTAATATTCATTATCATCTCAGGAGTCGCTAATGCCGCATACTACTGCGGCACAAATGACCTTCAGTTTGAGTCTCTTACTGCATGTTCTTCTAACTGCGATGACACATGCACAGAACTTTCATATTCCGCAGGCACAGGAACATGCCCCGCAGATTACTCAAGCTTTGTTTATGACAGGCAGACCGGATTAACATATGGCGTTTCAGTAAATCAAAATATCTGGAGTGCAAATCAGCAGTTTATCGCAGATAACCAGCATAAAGCTGAAATTGCAAATGTGCTTGCCGGTTTATCAGGAAAGTCTGTCTGGCTTGGTCTTTATGACAGGAATATGAGCACATCCTACGGCACAGTTAATAAATCCAATTATGTATGGATAGACGGCTCAATGCTCACTTATGATAATTTTGCTGACGGGCAACCGGATAACAGAATTGATGGTTCAGATATAGGTACAGTCACAATATATGGCGAGCACTGGGCATACGTCGACACAGATGGCAAATGGTATGATGATGGACAGCACACATCATACGGAGAGGATTACCAGCCCAGACACAACAGCATAGGTCAATTCAGCGGAATGCTTGGATGTGTTGCCGGTTTGCCAGTGAATGAACAGACGAACCCGAATGAAATCATAAACACTTACTGCTCAGAAAACACAAATAACTGCATGCTTTGCATAGCTGGAAATAATGTTTCACAATGCCTTGCCGCTGGCAGCGGAGGCTATATCTGCCCCAACGACATGGTGTTGTGTGACTCGGTATACAATGATCCTTTATGTCCTGACGGAGGTATCTTAAACGATCTGACTGATATGTGCCAGAAAGAACCCATTGTTACCTGCGAAAACGGTTTCACATATGACTTTGCATCCGACAGATGCTATGATCCGCCGGATTGCCCCAACGGCGGAGTGTTAAATCCTCAGACAGACAGGTGTGAGGTCGTCATTACCGATGGCTCCTGTCCGGTAGGATACACTTATGACTCTCTCAACAACAGCTGTGTAAAAACTCCTGAATGTACAGCGGGAACATATGTTCAGGCAAACGATAGATGTGAGTTCTCAGTGACCTATACGTGCCCCACTGGCTATGTTTATAACAGTTCTACTGGTAAATGCGAAGACGCACCGGACTGTCCGACTGGTTTTACATACAGCACAACTTCAAATAAATGCTTAAAAACTGCGACTAAAAGCTGCCCGACAGGATATACGCTATCAAACGGACAATGCATTGCATCACCAACATGCCCTTCAGGAACAACCTTTAACACTTCCACAAATAGATGCGAGGCAAGTAGTTCTTATATATGCTCTATAAATTCCAGCAGTTATTCATCACTAAGCTCATGTGAAAATGCCTGCTCCGGAGGTGAAACAGAGCCTACATTAGAAACCACAAGTACTAATCAAATTCAATTCGCTGGTTCAGAATATGTGAGATTAAATTTCAGTAGTATATATATAAGTAACTTTTTTTCAAACTGGCTACCGTTAAGCGGCGTGCATTCTGAAATACTGGATCAAACTTACCAGAGTTTTTTCGGAGGCTCCGGAAGAATCAAAGCTGCTTTGTACACTGACAACTATAAAATTAAAATTGATTATGAAATACGTACATATGATCAATACGGTGCAGAAATAGGTGGTTATTATCAGAATTCAGGATGGATTGACCTTTTAAAGCCACGCATTGTCGGCATGTTTGCCTGTAATAATGACACAATGTACAAAACGTACAGTTCCTCAAACTCTTGGGGTTACTATAAGTGCGATAAATACGATGGCAACTATTACTATAATGGCACACAGTTTTTTGGTTACTGCGGAGAAGGAACAGCTTTAAACCCATACGCTATTTCTTGTGGAGCAGTCAGACACGCATCACAAAAAGATGGCTGGATAGCAAGATCAGATGTTTACCCAAATCCGAATGCTGCACTCTCTTGCCCTGATGGATATATTCTGTCTGGAACAACATGCATCCAAAATGGCTCTTGCTCCACAGGTTCCTGCCCTTCCGGCACAATATCCTCTGGAAGCCTTTGCATTGCTAACCCCACATGTCCTAATGGTGGAACTTTCAACAGCACCACTGATAAATGCGTCATTCCTCTGGACAACAGCTGCCCTGCTGGCTCAACATATGATGCGGCACTGGGAAAGTGTGTCGCTGACCCATCTTGCAGCAGCTCAGGCATACTCAATACTGCTACTGACAAATGCACCCTGACCGTCAGCAAATCATGCCCATCCGGCTACACTCAGGATGGAAATATCTGCTACTCTGCTCCGGTGTGCTCTTCGGGCATATACAACTCCACCCTGAATGAGTGTACGCTCTCAGCAAGCACTCTTTGCCCTTCCGGCTATACTTTTAATCCGGCTGAAGACAGGTGTGAGCAAAATATTGCCTGCCCTTCCGGCACAGTCTACTCTACACAGCTTAACTCATGTGTTTATGAACCAGAACATGACTGCGGTAATAGTTACTCATATTCTCCAATTAACCGAAAATGCGAAGCCGTGCCTATATGTACGGACAGTATTTATAACCCTGAAATGAACAAATGTCATTCCGGCAGCTGCCCATACAGCGGCAATGAATGCATCAACTTATCAACCATAACAGGTTCGCCGGACTATAAATGCTCCCCTCATCAGTGCCTAGACCCTAGTGACCCATCATATCTGGACACCAGCGAAGACACACAGGAAGGCGCAAACGACAAACTGAATGACGGAGACAAAGACGACAGTGGCCAATGCTTAGACCAGATATATATCTTTAACGGAGGCGACAGGCGTTGCCGTAAACCTGGAACTCAGACAGGGTTTTCAGACTGCTGTAAAAAGGATGAAACATGGTTCGGTCTAGGCGAATGCTCTCCGGGGGAACAAGCGTTATCCACCCTTCGGGATTGGGGAGAGCTGGACGGTCAATGTCACTATGTGGGTGAATACTGCGCTGAAAAATGGGGGATATGCCCTGCCTGTGTCTGCGTTCAGAAGAAAAAGACCTATTGCTGTTTCGGTAGCCCACTGGGAAGGATTGTTGCAGAACAGGGGCGCAGTCAGCTCGGGTTTAATTTCGGCACAGCAAAGAGTCCAAACTGTAGAGGCTTCAATCCGGAAGAGTTCCAAAAACTGGATTTCAGCAAGATAGATTTCAGCGAGTGGCTGGATACATATGTGAAGCCTGAGATGATGCCAAATGTGGAAGGGACTATAATCAACACCTTTGAGAATATCCAGATTCCGGAGATCAAATAA
- a CDS encoding metal-dependent hydrolase produces the protein MKLRSHVIAGMGYVLATGAFEPAAVAAIGAGSIFPDIVDSIFGFGSEKFYRKIHRKISHWWVLYTLPLAAILFSDIGGYAFYYFLIGGLLHIFCDSFTRSGVPFINPFKAGHGFRLFNIGSPAEYLTLFLIVLTLIALGLLFPYPVWFFIAVVLPVSLFSGADRTVHQEKKEPINIHLSELAPLWTGQKTVTAEIIKQSEDTTVFAKPELMDFYNKHVANLPESAKNVIRLIMTMLDEKGDTPSVVKRSGEINFYEEPNTFTALAKVPLYLHSLHVAEEILKLFDKPGAYAAQLIMTALGHDLGKIESLDKFAYSMGDHPKISVVVLNSFEGFDDLKYKADIENAILSHHRTGGGDLAEKLREANRNARQKELADNLVRVDEDASETHNSNEVKEKPSDLEWLNITEFLTELDKRINVLNGSRFEAFSMKDGCVYFQTEVFWKVIKMLARRREHDEILLADSDQQQRRNYINTITEMLREKRLIADGIIRQEHFTAPFTVTYKDGKSTNKAYYTPMMSGAFGDISELESRKSGILMEIETVAPKYGDNQ, from the coding sequence ATGAAGCTCAGGAGCCATGTAATAGCGGGAATGGGGTATGTTCTCGCCACCGGAGCTTTTGAGCCTGCGGCGGTGGCAGCTATTGGTGCGGGATCGATCTTTCCAGATATTGTTGACTCAATTTTTGGTTTCGGCAGTGAAAAGTTTTATAGGAAGATTCACCGAAAAATAAGCCACTGGTGGGTTCTGTATACTCTCCCGCTTGCCGCAATACTCTTCTCTGATATCGGTGGATATGCGTTTTATTACTTTTTGATAGGCGGGTTGCTGCATATATTTTGTGATTCATTCACCCGTTCGGGCGTGCCATTCATAAATCCTTTCAAAGCTGGACACGGTTTCAGACTTTTTAATATTGGTTCGCCAGCGGAGTATCTTACGCTTTTTTTGATAGTCCTTACGCTTATCGCTTTAGGTTTACTCTTTCCATATCCGGTGTGGTTTTTTATTGCCGTGGTGCTGCCAGTATCGCTCTTTTCGGGAGCAGACAGGACGGTACATCAGGAAAAAAAAGAACCGATAAATATACATCTCTCTGAGCTTGCGCCACTCTGGACAGGTCAAAAAACAGTGACAGCAGAAATTATAAAGCAATCAGAAGATACCACTGTGTTTGCAAAGCCTGAGCTTATGGACTTTTATAACAAGCATGTAGCCAATCTGCCGGAGTCTGCAAAGAACGTAATAAGGCTGATAATGACGATGCTTGATGAGAAAGGTGATACGCCGTCAGTGGTGAAGCGCAGCGGCGAGATAAACTTTTATGAGGAGCCAAATACTTTTACCGCACTGGCAAAAGTTCCGTTGTACCTGCACAGCCTGCATGTGGCTGAAGAGATTCTGAAACTCTTTGATAAGCCTGGGGCGTACGCCGCACAACTTATCATGACGGCACTTGGGCATGATCTTGGCAAGATAGAGAGCCTTGATAAGTTCGCATACAGCATGGGAGACCATCCCAAAATAAGCGTTGTGGTGCTGAACAGCTTTGAAGGGTTTGACGACCTGAAATACAAGGCAGATATTGAAAATGCGATACTGTCCCATCACCGCACGGGCGGCGGTGATCTGGCGGAAAAGCTTCGTGAAGCAAACAGGAACGCCCGTCAAAAAGAGCTTGCTGATAACCTTGTTCGAGTTGATGAAGACGCTTCTGAAACACACAATTCCAATGAAGTAAAAGAAAAACCATCAGACCTTGAATGGCTCAATATCACAGAGTTTCTTACAGAACTGGACAAACGTATCAATGTTCTGAATGGCAGCCGTTTCGAGGCTTTCAGCATGAAGGACGGCTGTGTTTACTTTCAGACAGAAGTGTTCTGGAAGGTCATAAAGATGCTCGCTCGCAGGCGTGAACATGACGAGATACTACTTGCCGATTCTGACCAACAGCAGAGGAGAAACTATATCAACACAATCACAGAAATGCTCAGAGAAAAGCGTCTGATAGCTGACGGTATAATTAGACAGGAGCATTTCACCGCACCTTTCACAGTTACCTATAAAGACGGCAAGAGCACAAACAAAGCTTACTATACACCGATGATGTCTGGAGCTTTTGGAGATATTTCAGAGCTGGAGAGCCGTAAAAGCGGCATCTTGATGGAGATAGAAACAGTTGCTCCAAAATATGGAGATAATCAATGA
- a CDS encoding type IV secretory system conjugative DNA transfer family protein: MKTILGTGMNIRGGRQQEIYMNDADRSGHFWCFGTTRVGKTRLLENMLEQDIRKGNSVVVIDPKGDIPLFSKIYQAAKEAGREDDLMLITPIFPEYSIKLNPLEYYYMPEELVGHLISGIEVGSEPFFYNVAYETSLMIVQAFMLLTEKAYGKRFNFNDVKDVVSHTDLTTLQRNVASLSSDNNDVIQLANDLQKIVDSGQDYYNKVSSSLRVALMELTSGNIGEILGKARGNPVIEKLENGKSVILVAQVGSLMTRKAAFTVGKVLLSMFQSYVGRIFSSGMKVDPPLEIFIDEAQNVLYYGIDDFFAKAGGANVHLHGLSQSVNQIYAMIGRDYGNSTLDNINNKLFMKVPDEETASYVCRHFGTHKQMLSMMSSAGIINVRENEDDILKPEDVLGLKKREFFMMNYDGGFFGSTLDTSEAYINIEYPRATV; this comes from the coding sequence ATGAAAACTATCCTCGGAACTGGAATGAATATCCGTGGCGGGAGGCAGCAGGAAATATACATGAATGATGCTGACCGGTCGGGGCATTTCTGGTGCTTCGGCACTACCAGAGTCGGCAAGACACGCCTGCTGGAAAACATGCTGGAACAGGACATCCGCAAAGGCAACAGCGTGGTTGTGATAGACCCGAAGGGGGATATCCCTCTTTTCAGCAAGATATATCAGGCGGCGAAAGAGGCAGGTCGAGAGGATGACCTGATGCTCATCACACCAATCTTTCCCGAGTACTCCATAAAGCTCAATCCGCTGGAATACTACTACATGCCGGAGGAGCTTGTTGGACACCTAATATCCGGCATTGAGGTTGGTTCTGAGCCGTTTTTTTATAATGTGGCATATGAAACCAGCCTTATGATCGTTCAGGCTTTTATGCTGCTCACAGAGAAAGCATACGGCAAACGATTCAATTTTAACGATGTCAAAGACGTTGTCTCCCACACTGACCTGACAACACTTCAAAGGAACGTTGCAAGCCTCAGTAGTGATAACAATGATGTCATCCAGCTTGCAAATGACCTGCAAAAAATCGTGGACTCAGGTCAGGATTACTACAATAAAGTTTCAAGCTCATTACGTGTTGCACTGATGGAGCTGACGTCAGGCAACATTGGCGAAATTCTCGGCAAAGCCCGTGGAAATCCCGTCATCGAAAAGCTGGAAAACGGTAAATCCGTGATACTGGTTGCACAGGTCGGCTCCCTGATGACACGTAAGGCGGCGTTCACCGTGGGGAAAGTTCTTTTATCCATGTTTCAGTCTTATGTAGGGCGGATATTCAGCAGCGGAATGAAAGTTGACCCTCCGCTGGAGATATTCATAGACGAGGCACAGAACGTGCTTTACTACGGGATTGATGACTTCTTTGCAAAAGCAGGCGGCGCAAATGTTCATTTGCACGGACTCAGTCAGTCAGTAAATCAGATATACGCAATGATAGGCAGGGACTACGGGAACAGCACACTGGACAACATCAACAACAAGCTGTTCATGAAAGTGCCGGACGAAGAGACTGCAAGCTATGTTTGCAGGCACTTCGGAACACATAAGCAGATGCTCTCCATGATGAGCTCCGCTGGGATTATAAATGTCCGTGAGAACGAAGACGACATACTCAAGCCTGAAGATGTTCTGGGGCTGAAGAAACGTGAATTTTTCATGATGAACTATGACGGCGGATTCTTCGGAAGCACATTGGACACCAGCGAGGCATATATAAATATCGAATATCCGAGGGCTACAGTATGA
- a CDS encoding type II toxin-antitoxin system RelE/ParE family toxin, which translates to MIINFADKETEKLFLTGSNRKLLQSIIKRACQMLDILDKTIKVEYPMSPPSYRLHSLSGDLQGFWSISINMQWRIIFRFKDVDAYDVKITDYH; encoded by the coding sequence ATGATAATTAACTTCGCTGATAAAGAGACCGAAAAACTGTTTTTGACTGGCTCCAACAGAAAGCTCCTTCAGAGCATTATCAAGAGAGCATGTCAAATGCTTGATATTCTTGATAAGACTATTAAGGTGGAATACCCGATGTCGCCACCCAGTTACAGGCTCCACAGCCTCAGCGGAGACCTTCAGGGTTTCTGGAGCATCAGCATAAACATGCAATGGCGTATCATCTTCCGTTTTAAAGATGTAGATGCCTACGATGTTAAAATTACAGACTACCATTAG
- a CDS encoding HigA family addiction module antitoxin — protein MFDRSKITRELSHPGEILKDIYIADTPGLTQQKLAYALGVSFRTINQICNKHRGVTPEVAVRLAKYFNTSPELWLNLQMSYDLQKAERTVDVSNIKPMAV, from the coding sequence GTGTTTGATAGAAGCAAAATAACAAGAGAATTGAGCCACCCCGGGGAAATACTTAAAGATATTTATATAGCCGACACCCCCGGACTCACACAGCAGAAGCTTGCTTACGCTCTCGGTGTATCTTTTCGTACTATTAATCAGATTTGTAATAAGCACAGAGGTGTGACACCAGAGGTTGCTGTCAGGCTGGCAAAATATTTTAACACTAGCCCAGAACTCTGGCTTAACCTGCAGATGTCCTACGATCTTCAGAAAGCAGAGCGCACAGTTGATGTTAGCAATATAAAACCTATGGCGGTGTGA
- a CDS encoding single-stranded DNA-binding protein: MSSPYYSYAAILGNLTKSPEAGETKNGTITSKFTVAVNKPAKEKADFYDVTVFGKTAESCNEYLSKGKLVLVTGELDYSSWEDDKGFHSKVTLVGHNVQFLTPKGDTDGDSPE; this comes from the coding sequence ATGTCCAGTCCATATTATTCATATGCTGCAATACTCGGCAATCTTACAAAGTCACCCGAAGCCGGTGAGACTAAAAACGGCACTATCACCAGCAAATTCACAGTAGCGGTAAACAAACCTGCCAAAGAGAAAGCAGACTTTTATGACGTTACAGTCTTTGGCAAAACAGCGGAAAGCTGTAATGAATACCTTTCCAAGGGTAAGCTCGTACTTGTCACAGGAGAGCTTGATTACAGCTCATGGGAAGACGACAAAGGCTTTCATTCAAAAGTAACTTTAGTCGGACATAACGTCCAGTTTCTGACACCGAAAGGTGACACAGACGGCGATTCGCCAGAATAA
- a CDS encoding putative Ig domain-containing protein: MHNKIILAFTMLIMLLVLVACGGGGGGSSSTAPVVDDNQADTAQVTYDGTAVAEASTGTDGRTVITSGTSGNSYDIAIEDNSGNPVGDIDVSFYEDGDNAVIYVSDPMGVYSDSLLIGTPAELATASGRFARAASNVQLGVTLTQRTASTVGFTNNAYDLSDVYMGTLSEASSVESGCYTPSEIAATIEDLYTSSMIGSSSILIFSDSSTSSVAGAVKISSSTLSSSISDALTAKMEHENSVTAGALDSEIFRLTCYVPDNHNLFGVVCEVKRASSICEGTNSAPVITGTPATAVTAGSAYSFIPAASDEDGDTLTFSIVNKPSWASFSTSTGELSGTPAVSDAGAYSGIVISATDGTDNTSLSQFSITVAAGNSAPVINGTPAAEITAGNAYSFTPTASDVDDDTLTFSIENKPSWATFNAATGALTGTPATSDEGAYTGIVISVSDGSETASLSSFTITVSVLNSVPTISGTPETTLAEGAAYSFTPTANDADGDTLTFSIENIPSWASFDTATGALTGTPSSSDAGTYSSIQISVVDGNGGEASLTAFIITVTEPAITLYRAGTTFLDPDFIAVSWPYSVSSTVSATILGVSYYTVGTFKLSAAGDNFTISSLSAVDLNSHVVPYFQSLTDGQVIEPGTDVTFKLLSPLTGGSQSNLRFYFTIQETGETFTYNVILQTN; encoded by the coding sequence ATGCACAACAAAATAATTCTTGCTTTTACAATGTTGATAATGCTCTTGGTCTTGGTCGCATGCGGCGGTGGAGGCGGTGGCAGCAGCAGTACAGCTCCTGTTGTTGATGACAACCAGGCAGATACTGCTCAGGTAACTTATGACGGAACAGCTGTCGCAGAAGCCTCAACTGGAACTGATGGCAGAACAGTAATCACTTCCGGTACATCCGGCAATTCATATGATATTGCTATTGAGGACAATTCAGGAAATCCTGTTGGTGATATCGACGTTTCTTTTTATGAGGATGGCGATAACGCTGTCATCTATGTTTCTGATCCTATGGGAGTGTATTCTGACTCGCTGCTTATAGGCACACCAGCCGAACTGGCAACTGCATCAGGCAGATTTGCCCGTGCGGCCAGCAATGTGCAGCTTGGGGTAACTTTAACTCAGCGCACAGCATCAACAGTCGGCTTTACTAACAATGCTTATGATCTGTCTGACGTTTACATGGGCACTCTGTCTGAAGCTTCCAGTGTCGAATCAGGATGCTATACACCATCAGAGATTGCTGCAACCATAGAAGATTTATATACATCTTCAATGATAGGCAGCAGCTCTATTCTGATCTTTTCAGACAGCTCCACGAGCTCTGTAGCCGGAGCGGTCAAAATCAGTTCCAGCACACTGAGCAGCAGTATATCTGATGCTTTAACTGCAAAAATGGAGCACGAGAATTCGGTAACTGCGGGAGCTTTAGATTCAGAAATATTTAGACTGACATGTTATGTCCCTGATAACCATAATTTGTTTGGTGTAGTGTGTGAGGTCAAAAGAGCATCTTCTATTTGCGAGGGGACTAACAGCGCACCAGTAATAACCGGTACACCAGCTACAGCGGTCACTGCAGGTTCAGCTTATAGCTTTATCCCGGCAGCATCAGATGAAGATGGAGATACGCTGACCTTCAGCATAGTGAATAAGCCTTCATGGGCATCATTCAGCACTTCCACAGGAGAACTCTCAGGAACACCCGCAGTGAGCGATGCTGGGGCATATTCAGGGATAGTGATCAGTGCTACAGATGGTACAGATAATACTTCGCTTTCACAGTTCAGTATTACAGTTGCAGCCGGAAACTCTGCTCCTGTTATAAACGGCACTCCTGCAGCAGAAATTACAGCAGGCAATGCATACAGTTTCACTCCTACAGCTTCTGATGTGGATGATGATACTCTTACATTCAGCATAGAAAATAAGCCATCATGGGCTACTTTCAACGCTGCTACTGGTGCTTTAACAGGAACTCCAGCCACTTCGGATGAAGGGGCATATACAGGCATCGTAATATCTGTGTCTGATGGTTCAGAGACAGCATCTCTTAGCAGTTTTACTATAACTGTCAGCGTTCTGAATTCTGTTCCGACAATTTCTGGAACTCCAGAAACTACTTTGGCAGAAGGAGCTGCTTACAGCTTCACACCGACTGCGAATGATGCTGATGGCGATACCCTTACATTCAGTATAGAAAACATACCATCATGGGCATCTTTTGATACAGCTACAGGTGCACTTACGGGCACACCAAGCTCTTCTGATGCGGGCACATACAGCTCTATTCAGATAAGTGTAGTCGATGGTAATGGCGGGGAAGCATCTCTGACGGCATTTATTATAACAGTCACAGAACCGGCAATAACATTGTATAGGGCTGGAACAACATTTCTTGACCCTGACTTCATAGCTGTTAGCTGGCCTTACAGTGTAAGCAGCACAGTCTCTGCGACTATATTGGGAGTCAGTTATTATACGGTAGGCACTTTTAAACTGTCAGCAGCCGGTGACAACTTTACAATCAGTTCTCTTTCTGCGGTAGATTTGAATTCTCATGTGGTTCCGTATTTTCAGAGTCTGACTGATGGGCAGGTAATAGAGCCTGGGACAGATGTTACATTCAAGCTGCTTTCACCTTTAACAGGCGGCAGTCAGTCAAACCTGAGGTTCTATTTCACAATTCAGGAGACTGGAGAGACATTCACTTATAACGTTATTCTTCAGACTAACTAA